One window of Nymphaea colorata isolate Beijing-Zhang1983 chromosome 1, ASM883128v2, whole genome shotgun sequence genomic DNA carries:
- the LOC116259511 gene encoding pentatricopeptide repeat-containing protein At1g32415, mitochondrial encodes MLSSSFPRLLCAFPGYQLRRLSGVISLRPRRPSRRGFNRLYGLRHNDIVFWTSKISRLCREGRIDEARGLFDAIHERNVVTWNAMLSGYLRFGRISDARKMFDEMPERNVVTWTAMLSGLACFGSIESAKSIFEMMPRRNLVSWNAMISGLVRNGDLEGAQRLFEEMPERNVVTWNAMIVGYAENSQMREARKLFESMPESDTASWTSMIMGYFRIGEVDEAFRLFYQMPARTVVSWTAMISGCVANGLYGDALQLFLSMLKEEINPNEATYVCLFYACSSLNYPSLGMQVHAQVITRGLDPNDDRVSKSLIHMYSRFRLMDSALSIFSTSSKHCCISWNVLLNGYVQCGLVEKAFDLFSLMPDPDSVSWTTVISGFFTIGKVAEACALFYKMPKRDAVSWTAMISGHVQNELFPQAINLFSQMQVEGIRPLGHTYACLLGAAGSMAELDQGKQFHARLLQTQSTVDAHLNNALVAMYAKCGAIEDSYSVFRRMLLRDIISWNSMIMAFSHNMVVDMAIHLFEAMKNEGQKPNSVTFLGILSACSHAGLLDEGRRFFKSMVEDYLIQPEVEHYICMIDLLGRAGKVIEAAEIVQRMPFVSGLAVWGALLGSCSLHENMDIAIQAAKHVLELDPLNAPAHVLLCNMYSCSDQPEEAAKLRNSMRHKGVRKNPGCSWITVKGKVHVFRSGERCHPCTDQAYAILESFLNLCSLFH; translated from the coding sequence ATGCTGTCTTCTTCATTCCCCAGACTCCTCTGCGCATTCCCCGGTTACCAACTTCGCCGTTTATCCGGGGTTATCTCTCTACGACCCCGCCGACCATCCCGGCGGGGCTTTAACCGACTTTACGGTCTTCGCCACAATGACATCGTCTTCTGGACCAGCAAAATCTCACGGCTCTGTCGAGAAGGGCGCATTGACGAAGCGAGGGGTTTGTTTGATGCCATCCATGAACGAAATGTGGTTACTTGGAACGCTATGCTTTCTGGGTATTTGCGGTTCGGGAGAATTTCCGACGCCCGGaaaatgtttgatgaaatgcccgAACGAAATGTTGTGACGTGGACTGCCATGCTTTCTGGACTTGCATGCTTTGGATCGATCGAATCTGCTAAATCCATTTTTGAGATGATGCCTCGTCGAAATTTAGTTTCGTGGAATGCCATGATCTCGGGGTTGGTTCGGAATGGCGACTTGGAGGGTGCACAAAGGCTGTTCGAAGAGATGCCTGAAAGAAATGTTGTGACTTGGAATGCAATGATTGTGGGTTATGCAGAGAATTCACAAATGAGAGAAGCGAGGAAATTGTTTGAGTCGATGCCAGAGTCTGATACTGCTAGCTGGACGAGTATGATTATGGGATACTTTCGAATTGGTGAAGTTGATGAAGCCTTCCGATTGTTTTATCAGATGCCAGCAAGAACTGTTGTCTCCTGGACAGCTATGATCAGTGGCTGCGTTGCTAATGGTCTTTATGGTGATGCACTGCAGCTGTTCCTTTCCatgttaaaagaagaaatcaatccAAATGAAGCTACCTACGTCTGTCTCTTTTATGCATGTTCCAGTCTGAACTATCCTTCCCTTGGAATGCAGGTTCATGCACAGGTCATAACAAGAGGGTTAGATCCTAATGATGATAGAGTATCAAAAAGCTTGATACACATGTACTCTCGATTCAGGCTCATGGACAGTGCCCTGAGTATTTTCTCTACTAGTTCCAAACATTGCTGCATTTCATGGAATGTGTTGCTAAATGGCTATGTGCAGTGTGGTTTGGTTGAAAAAGCTTTTGATCTATTCAGTTTGATGCCTGACCCAGATAGCGTCTCATGGACTACAGTGATATCTGGATTTTTCACTATTGGTAAGGTAGCAGAGGCATGTGCATTGTTTTATAAGATGCCAAAGAGAGATGCAGTGTCTTGGACAGCCATGATATCTGGGCATGTTCAGAATGAACTCTTCCCTCAAGCAATTAACTTATTTTCACAAATGCAGGTGGAAGGGATCAGACCATTAGGTCACACGTATGCATGCCTTCTTGGTGCTGCTGGTTCAATGGCTGAACTGGACCAGGGAAAGCAATTTCATGCGCGGTTGCTGCAGACACAGTCGACAGTTGATGCGCATCTTAACAATGCACTAGTTGCaatgtatgcaaaatgtggtGCTATAGAGGATTCTTACTCTGTGTTCCGTCGGATGTTGTTAAGGGATATAATCTCCTGGAATTCAATGATCATGGCATTTTCGCATAATATGGTTGTCGACATGGCGATTCATCTTTTTGAGGCTATGAAAAATGAAGGCCAGAAGCCTAACTCTGTTACTTTTCTTGGGATTCTCTCTGCCTGTAGTCATGCTGGGTTGCTTGATGAAGGCAGGCGGTTTTTCAAGTCCATGGTTGAAGACTACCTAATTCAACCAGAAGTGGAACACTACATATGCATGATCGACCTTCTTGGTCGTGCCGGCAAAGTTATTGAAGCTGCAGAGATTGTTCAGAGGATGCCTTTTGTATCTGGTCTTGCTGTCTGGGGAGCATTGCTTGGTTCCTGCAGTCTTCATGAGAATATGGACATTGCGATACAGGCAGCAAAACATGTTCTTGAGCTTGATCCGCTAAATGCACCTGCGCATGTCTTGCTCTGCAACATGTACTCATGTTCTGATCAGCCAGAGGAAGCAGCAAAACTTAGAAACTCAATGAGGCATAAGGGAGTGAGGAAAAATCCCGGATGTAGTTGGATCACGGTGAAAGGAAAGGTGCATGTTTTCCGGTCAGGGGAAAGGTGCCATCCTTGTACCGACCAGGCTTATGCAATCCTTGAAAGCTTCTTAAATCTGTGCAGCCTCTTCCATTAA